Genomic window (Aquipuribacter hungaricus):
GTCGCGCGGCACGTGCGAGGCGGGCCGCTCCCCCGCGAGCACGGCCTGCAGGTGCGAGCTCATGTCGGCGTAGGAGTCGAAGCCCAGGACCGCGTCGGCCTCGGGCAGCGAGCCGGCGAGCTCCGTGCCGTAGCGCTCGGCGAGGCAGCCGACAGCGACGACGGCGCGGGTGCGGCTGGTGCCGTCGTGCCCGCCGTCCTTGAGCTGCGCGGCCTCCAGGAGCGTGTCCACGGAGTCCTGCTTGGCCTGCTCGACGAAGCCGCAGGTGTTGACCACGGCGACGTCGGCGTCGGACGGGTCGTCGACCAGGGTCCAGCCCTCGGCCTGGAGCCGGCCGGCGAGCTCCTCGGAGTCGACGTCGTTGCGGGCGCAGCCGAGGCTGGTGATCGCCACGCGACGGGACGAGGTCGCTGCAGGCACGCGCCCAGGGTACGGCGCCGTGCCGCCGGACCCCGCCACGGCGCGGCCCGGCGGTGCGTCGTGCGAGGGACGGCCCGCGCGAGGGACGGCCCGTGCGACGGACGCCCGGGCCCGCAGCTCCGGGACGCCCGTCAGGAGCCGCCCGCGACCTCCCGCAGGGACCGGGTGGGCCGCAGCCACGCGCCGTCGGGCGGCAGGGAGTCCAGCCGGGTCCGGTCCAGCGGGTGCTGGAACGCGCCCGGCACCTCCTCCAGGTCGAGGAAGCGCAGGTGCGGCGACTGGGCGGCGTACCCGGCCACCTCGAAGAACGACAGCACCGTGACCTCGACGCCGTCCTGCGCCAGGGCCTCCAGCGGGGCGAGGAAGTTGCGGCCGTCGCCGCTGGCCACGACCAGGCGCGCCAGGCGCCCGGAACGGGCCCGGTGGTGCACGTGCTCGAGCATGTCGAGGTCGACGTCGTCGCGGTCGGCCAGCTTGGGCCGCGCGAACACCGCGAACCCGAGGGACCGGACGGCCTCGACCCAGCCGCGCATCTGGCCGGCGTTGACGGGCGGCACGTTGGCGAACACGGCCCCCTCGACCTCGTGGCCGTCGTCGCCGAGCTGGACCAGCCAGCGGGCGATGGCGTCGTAGCGGGGCCTGCTCGCGGCCGTCG
Coding sequences:
- a CDS encoding NYN domain-containing protein: MADGWRDVGAGDRGAGVTGDGWPGDLDGDDDAQFAADVHGDGEPEPRPAAAHAHPSAAATERPTPMFPLPAGDAPIDLLVWDAPNIDATLAQVIGAKPTAASRPRYDAIARWLVQLGDDGHEVEGAVFANVPPVNAGQMRGWVEAVRSLGFAVFARPKLADRDDVDLDMLEHVHHRARSGRLARLVVASGDGRNFLAPLEALAQDGVEVTVLSFFEVAGYAAQSPHLRFLDLEEVPGAFQHPLDRTRLDSLPPDGAWLRPTRSLREVAGGS